From the Ignavibacteriales bacterium genome, the window TATTCAGCTGAAGAGATAAAACACTCTGTCAAGTATCTTTTGTTGTTTTATAGTGAGTTGTATAAACAAAATGGTATTTTAAAAGAAGAATTTGCCGGTTTAATTGATTCTCATATTCAAATATATATTTCGATAGCAACGTATATTGAAGATGAGAAAATTCTAAAGATCTTGCAAAACTCCAAGGTGATTAACGAAACCTTTGCCAATTTTACTGATATGTATCAAGCAATTGAGGTAATTCAAATGGTGAATGTAACCTCTGAAGTATATGATGATTTCTTAAAGACAGCAAACTCTATAATAAAGTTGGAGGGAGAAATCCAAAGATTTATTAGAGAAAAGTGTATTACTTTAAACTAATCTAATTGAAAGATGAGAAAGGATAATTATATATTGTTATCTTCCTTTCAGAAGAAAGCATTAAATGGACTTCTGTCAGCCTGGGTTGAAATACTTAGCCCGGTTGATAAAAAAATTTTATCCGATGGAGACATGAATCGGTATAAAAAGCTTTTTAAAAAATCCAATGGAGTAACATTTGATAAAGCTATGTCAGAGTTAGCTGATCTAAAGAAGAAACTATCCGAAAAAGTTTACGGAGGCTTATAATGTTGAAGATTGGCATACTGGTGTGTTTATTTTTATGTTTATCTTTCAATATTAATCAAAGTACTGTAATAAGAGATACACCCAGTGACTCTATAGAGTACGGAATAGTGAAGAGAATTATCGATGGTGATACTTTTGAATTAGAAAACGGGGAAAGGGTAAGACTAATTGGAATTGATACGCCAGAAAAATACGATAGTGATAAGCTAAACAAAGATATTGAAATGAGCAGTAAGGATAGAGAGACAATTGTTCAATTGGGCTTAATGGCTTCAGATTATGCAGACAGTATTCTTTCCGGCAAAGAGGTAATATTAATTCCTGATTCCACTAATTCGAATAGAGATAGATACAAAAGACTGCTCCGGTATGTATATTATAACGATACAATCTTTTTTAATCTTCAGATCATTAAAGATGGTTTTGCTTATGCATATACAAAATATCCGTTTGTTTACATGGAAGAATTTAGACAGGCTGAACGTGATGCGCGAGAAAACAGGAAGGGACTTTGGGGAAATGTAGATTTTGATGAACTTAAACCTAATAAAAAGTAATAACATTCATGAATTCAGGGGGAAAAAGAGCCAGCTTCAAGCTAAGAGCTATGGAGCATCAAATAAAGTATAGAACTGATATTCTTAAGACTGGATATAATAGACACAAAACCTGGTTAACTGATGATGGCATTAGAAATGGATTAAATTTCTATAATGGATTTGCAGTATTTGATGCAGTCAAAATTCGCTATCCTGGTTTCAAAAACCGATCTTATTATGATATGCTTCGAAGTGAACATATCCCATTCAATTTTTTTATTCCTTTAAAGCAAAATGAACTGTATTGCAGGAACGTATTTAATGATATATTGGGCAGTATAATTAAATCAATTGACAGAGTAGAAATAGAATATGCACCCTCCTCAAGAAGTAATTATTTAAATGACAGGACTTCCTTTGATGCTTATTTAGAATATACTCATATAAATGGTTGTAAAGGGACTATAGGAGTTGAAGTAAAATATACGGAAAGAGGAGATACAGCAGCCGACAAGCAGTTGTTATATTTAAGGGATAAATCCTCTCCATATTATATAGTTTCAGAAAAATCCAAGTTATACAAACCAAATGTTTATGATCATCTTATCAGTAAAGAATTCCGCCAGGTATGGAGGAACCAGCTTTTAGGTGAAAGTATTATTCAGAATGATAATATTTCATACTCAACTCTAATAACAGTATTCCCTGAAGGAAATACATATTATGAAGAGGTATGCGGCAAATATATTAAATTTATGAATAAGAATGAAAATAAATTTATTGGGCTAAAATACGAGGATTTGTTTTCGATCCTTGACTCAAATGTTCCAGGTTCTGATTATTCTAAGTGGTTAAATTATTTAAAAACTCGTTATATTGTAGATTGAATCATCTAAAGTAAATTGTGAGAAAT encodes:
- a CDS encoding thermonuclease family protein codes for the protein MLKIGILVCLFLCLSFNINQSTVIRDTPSDSIEYGIVKRIIDGDTFELENGERVRLIGIDTPEKYDSDKLNKDIEMSSKDRETIVQLGLMASDYADSILSGKEVILIPDSTNSNRDRYKRLLRYVYYNDTIFFNLQIIKDGFAYAYTKYPFVYMEEFRQAERDARENRKGLWGNVDFDELKPNKK